One Megalops cyprinoides isolate fMegCyp1 chromosome 4, fMegCyp1.pri, whole genome shotgun sequence genomic window carries:
- the LOC118776449 gene encoding uncharacterized protein LOC118776449 produces the protein MARQPQVWSVTLSVWTAVIAHSLQSLNALQTQYPVLNETELLLCECKEKGCQAVFWYWQPSSRPSDFRFLFYYNNADKVTYGPAINQTKYKGSRKDGVRVNYLLKISSIQKSDAGFYSCLIQYSNRNELGSPGIKLRPGEKAPTPPPPPKPPKTLPPCRCRNRVIRRDPQGCGRLVLWPLVGVLMCLAVVLISTLYYFSRLPKKCHHRLVK, from the exons ATGGCCCGGCAACCCCAGGTGTGGTCAGTGACACTGAGCGTGTGGACAGCAG TGATCGCCCATTCCTTGCAGTCCCTGAACGCACTGCAGACGCAGTACCCTGTCCTGAATGAGACGGAGTTGCTCCTCTGCGAATGCAAAGAAAAGGGCTGCCAGGCCGTGTTCTGGTACTGGCAACCCAGCAGCAGACCCAGCGACTTCCGCTTCCTCTTCTACTACAACAATGCGGACAAGGTCACGTATGGGCCGGCCATCAACCAGACCAAGTACAAAGGTAGCCGGAAGGACGGGGTGAGGGTCAATTACTTGCTGAAGATTTCGAGCATCCAGAAGAGCGACGCGGGCTTCTACTCTTGCCTGATCCAGTACTCTAACCGCAATGAGCTTGGCAGCCCTGGGATCAAGCTCAGACCAGGAG AGAAGGCCCCcacaccacctccaccccctaAACCCCCGAAGACGCTCCCACCCTGCCGCTGTCGCAACAGAGTAATCCGGAGAGACCCACAAG GTTGTGGTCGGCTGGTGCTGTGGCCCTTGGTAGGAGTGCTCATGTGCCTGGCTGTAGTGCTGATCTCCACACTCTACTATTTCAGCC GACTGCCAAAGAAATGCCACCACCGCCTTGTCAAGTGA